The DNA window CGAGGAAGTCGGGGGTGACGGGTTCCATCGTGCCGGGGTGCAGGACGGGTTGGGGCGGAACCGGCAGGTCGGCGTTGATGTTGTACCACGCTTTCGGTAGCTTGCTCTCGTCGAGAATATATTTGTATTGGTCGCTCATGGAAGTCTCCTTTGGTAAGAGTGTTAGAGTTTGGAGTTAGAGAATAAACGCTAACTCGTCACACTAACTATCCCGCATCTTGAAACGCTGAATCTTGCCGGTCGCCGTCTTGGGCAGTTCGGGCACGAACTCCACCCAGCGCGGTCGTTTGTATTCGGCGATCTTTGCTTTGCAGTGATCGATCAACTCCCGCATCAAGTCGTCAGAAGGTGGATGACCCTCTTTGAGGACGACAAAAGCTTTGGGTTTGATCAGGCTGGCGCTGTCGGTGTGGCCGACAACGGCGCACTCCAGCAC is part of the Chloroflexota bacterium genome and encodes:
- a CDS encoding TrpB-like pyridoxal-phosphate dependent enzyme (catalyzes the formation of L-tryptophan from indole and L-serine) → MSDQYKYILDESKLPKAWYNINADLPVPPQPVLHPGTMEPVTPDFL